A section of the Humulus lupulus chromosome 2, drHumLupu1.1, whole genome shotgun sequence genome encodes:
- the LOC133814375 gene encoding aquaporin NIP2-1-like, with protein sequence MDRIESAAARESSTDYNNNSNSVVVPVAQSPQPQNLTPPSPLWVLKEHYQKSGVHRKVVAEVIATYLLVFVTCGAGAINGSNPQRVSQLGASVAGGLIVTVMIYTVGHISGAHMNPAVTLAFTALRHFPLKEVPLYALAQFTGAIAASFTLREVLHPIKRLGTTSPSGSDGQALAMEIVVTFVMMFVTSAVATDTKAVGELAGIAVGSSVCITSILAGPVSGGSMNPARTLGPALASNYYKGIWVYMVGPFIGTLLGALTYKVIRVSDRPAHAMTPSFSFKFPRRKSSSHLDRRDSQSSV encoded by the exons ATGGATAGAATAGAATCAGCAGCAGCCAGGGAGTCGAGTACTGATTACAATAATAACTCGAACTCAGTAGTGGTTCCAGTTGCTCAGAGTCCTCAACCACAAAATCTCACTCCACCATCTCCACTTTGGGTACTCAAGGAGCACTACCAAAAATCTGGAGTACATAGAAAG GTGGTGGCGGAAGTCATAGCGACGTATCTGCTGGTGTTTGTGACGTGTGGTGCGGGTGCAATCAATGGAAGTAATCCACAGAGAGTGTCGCAGCTGGGAGCATCGGTGGCTGGTGGCCTCATTGTCACAGTCATGATCTACACCGTCGGCCACATCTCCGGTGCGCACATGAATCCCGCAGTCACCCTTGCTTTCACTGCTCTTCGACATTTTCCATTGAAAGAG GTTCCGTTGTATGCATTAGCTCAATTTACGGGAGCTATTGCAGCTTCATTTACGCTACGAGAAGTTTTACACCCAATAAAACGTCTTGGCACAACATCACCATCTGGGTCAGATGGCCAAGCCTTAGCAATGGAAATTGTTGTCACTTTTGTTATGATGTTTGTCACATCTGCCGTCGCAACCGATACTAAAGcc GTTGGCGAGCTAGCTGGTATAGCTGTTGGTTCATCTGTGTGCATAACATCAATCTTAGCTGG ACCAGTATCAGGTGGATCGATGAATCCAGCAAGAACACTAGGCCCAGCACTTGCCAGTAACTACTACAAAGGTATTTGGGTGTATATGGTGGGACCATTCATCGGGACACTGCTCGGTGCTTTGACTTATAAAGTGATTAGGGTCAGTGACAGGCCTGCCCATGCAATGACGCCCTCCTTTTCATTCAAATTTCCACGAAGAAAGAGCAGCAGCCACTTGGACCGAAGAGACTCTCAGAGTTCGGTttga